Genomic window (Prosthecochloris aestuarii DSM 271):
ACATGGTAACTTCCTCTAGGTGTTAGAAAAATGATTCGGAATATAGCAATAGTTTTGGAAACTGAAAAATATTGTCGCTTCTCATGGCCTGATTCCTACAGCGCAGACCATCATTGAAAGCACATAGAGCAGGGTTCCGAATGCATTGTACCAGACAGCCTTTTCCTTGGGGTTATCGACAAGGATTTTCTGCATAGGCAGCTGCAGAAGGAGCAGCAGTATAGCGATACCCGATGTGATGTACGACGATTTGTAGAGAAGAATGCTGATCGCGGCAAGCTGGGCGATATCCATGATGACAGAGGCAAGAACAGCTGCCTTTTTTTCGCCGAGCTGAACGGGTATGGATGCGACTTTTCGGATGGTGTCGCCGACAACGGATTTGAAATCGTTCAGGGTCATGATTCCATGAGCCCCGATTGAAAAAATGACAGCCAGTGCGATTGATTCCGCAGCCGGGACCCCCTGGGTGATGGCAAAGCTTCCCGTCAGCCACGCAACTCCTTCATAGGCGAGCCCGACGATGAGGTTGCCGAACCAGCCGTTTCTTTTTGCCCGCAGGGGCGGACCGGAATAGGCATGCGACATGAGTACGCCGACGAAAGCGATAATCATGACATAGGGATGAATTGACCATGCGACCAGAAAGCCGGTCATGATCAGACCGAAGGTGATGAGCCAGCTGGCCTGTTTAGAAATCTTTCCCGAAGGAATAGGTCTTTCTGGTTCATTGATGGCGTCAACTTCGCGATCGAAGTAGTCGTTCATGGTCTGCGACATGGCGCACATCAGCGGGCCTGCCAGGATGATGCCTCGAAGCAGAATGG
Coding sequences:
- the chlG gene encoding chlorophyll synthase ChlG translates to MNGRNAVNSKPEQHLRSQLLSSGVSSAREKVIQQALDNVNRPGFKIEPSAILPLMKPVTWFPPMWAFACGVVSTGEDISSNWSILLRGIILAGPLMCAMSQTMNDYFDREVDAINEPERPIPSGKISKQASWLITFGLIMTGFLVAWSIHPYVMIIAFVGVLMSHAYSGPPLRAKRNGWFGNLIVGLAYEGVAWLTGSFAITQGVPAAESIALAVIFSIGAHGIMTLNDFKSVVGDTIRKVASIPVQLGEKKAAVLASVIMDIAQLAAISILLYKSSYITSGIAILLLLLQLPMQKILVDNPKEKAVWYNAFGTLLYVLSMMVCAVGIRP